A stretch of Gorilla gorilla gorilla isolate KB3781 chromosome 9, NHGRI_mGorGor1-v2.1_pri, whole genome shotgun sequence DNA encodes these proteins:
- the C9H11orf24 gene encoding uncharacterized protein C11orf24 homolog isoform X1: protein MWTALVLIWIFSLSLSESHAASNDPRNFVPNKMWKELVRRNASVETVDNKTSEDVTMAAASPVTLTKGTSAAHLNSMEVTTEDTSRTDVSEPATSGGAADGVTSIAPTTVASSMTAASITTAASSMTVASSAPTTAASSMTAASSTPMTLAPPAPTSTSAGRTPSTTATGHPSLSTALAQVPESSALPRTATLATMATRAQTVATTANTSSPVSTRPSPSKHMPNDTAASPAPPTRPQAQGPISQVSVDQPVVNTTNKSTPTPSNTTPEPAPTPTVVTTTKAQAREPTASPVPVPHTSPIPEMEAMSPTTQPSPTPYTQRAAGPGTSQAPEQGETEATPGTDSTGPTPRSSGGTKMPATDSCQPSTQGQYMVVTTEPLTQAVVDKTLLLVVLLLGVTLFITVLVLFALQAYESYKKKDYTQVDYLINGMYADSEM, encoded by the exons ATGTGGACAGCTCTTGTGCTCATTTGGATTTTCTCCTTGTCCTTATCTGAAAGCCATGCGGCATCCAACGATCCAC GCAACTTTGTCCCTAACAAAATGTGGAAGGAATTAGTCAGGAGGAATGCATCTGTGGAAACAGTTGATAATAAAACATCTGAGGATGTAACCATGGCAGCAGCTTCTCCTGTCACATTGACCAAAGGGACTTCAGCAGCCCACCTCAACTCTATGGAAGTCACAACAGAGGACACAAGCAGGACAGATGTGAGTGAACCAGCAACTTCAGGAGGTGCAGCTGATGGTGTGACCTCCATTGCTCCCACGACTGTGGCCTCCAGTATGACTGCGGCCTCCATTACGACTGCGGCCTCCAGTATGACTGTGGCCTCCAGTGCTCCCACGACTGCAGCCTCCAGTATGACTGCGGCCTCCAGCACTCCCATGACACTTGCACCCCCCGCGCCCACGTCCACTTCCGCAGGGCGGACCCCGTCCACTACCGCCACTGGGCATCCATCTCTCAGCACAGCCCTCGCACAAGTGCCAGAGAGCAGCGCGTTGCCAAGAACAGCAACCCTGGCCACAATGGCCACACGTGCTCAGACTGTAGCGACCACAGCAAACACAAGCAGCCCCGTGAGCACTCGTCCAAGTCCTTCCAAGCACATGCCCAATGACACTGCAGCAAGCCCTGCACCCCCTACGCGTCCCCAAGCACAAGGTCCCATTAGCCAGGTGTCAGTGGACCAGCCTGTGGTTAACACAACAAATAAATCCACACCCACGCCCTCAAACACAACCCCAgagcccgcccccacccccacagtgGTGACCACCACCAAGGCACAAGCCAGGGAGCCAACTGCCAGCCCAGTGCCAGTGCCTCACACCAGCCCAATCCCTGAGATGGAGGCCATGTCCCCCACGACACAGCCAAGCCCCACGCCATATACCCAGAGGGCCGCTGGGCCAGGCACATCCCAGGCACCGGAGCAGGGAGAGACTGAAGCCACACCAGGTACTGATTCCACTGGGCCAACACCCAGGAGCTCAGGGGGCACTAAGATGCCAGCCACAGACTCGTGCCAGCCCAGCACCCAAGGCCAGTACATGGTGGTCACCACCGAGCCCCTCACCCAGGCCGTGGTAGACAAAACTCTCCTCCTGGTGGTGCTGTTACTCGGGGTGACCCTTTTCATCACAGTCTTGGTTTTGTTTGCCCTGCAGGCCTATGAGAGCTACAAGAAGAAGGACTACACCCAGGTGGACTACTTAATCAACGGGATGTATGCGGACTCAGAAATGTGA
- the C9H11orf24 gene encoding uncharacterized protein C11orf24 homolog isoform X2, with translation MWTALVLIWIFSLSLSESHAASNDPRNFVPNKMWKELVRRNASVETVDNKTSEDVTMAAASPVTLTKGTSAAHLNSMEVTTEDTSRTDAYESYKKKDYTQVDYLINGMYADSEM, from the exons ATGTGGACAGCTCTTGTGCTCATTTGGATTTTCTCCTTGTCCTTATCTGAAAGCCATGCGGCATCCAACGATCCAC GCAACTTTGTCCCTAACAAAATGTGGAAGGAATTAGTCAGGAGGAATGCATCTGTGGAAACAGTTGATAATAAAACATCTGAGGATGTAACCATGGCAGCAGCTTCTCCTGTCACATTGACCAAAGGGACTTCAGCAGCCCACCTCAACTCTATGGAAGTCACAACAGAGGACACAAGCAGGACAGAT GCCTATGAGAGCTACAAGAAGAAGGACTACACCCAGGTGGACTACTTAATCAACGGGATGTATGCGGACTCAGAAATGTGA